Sequence from the Candidatus Poribacteria bacterium genome:
CCGAGAGCATATCCGAGTGGTCGATGCCCAGCTCGATCTGCGGGATCAGGTTCTGTTCGGCGTCCGCTCCCACGCGCGAGAGGAATCGGCGCATGAGCGTCGTCACGTAGCAGTTCGGCGACGCGGCGGCGATGCGCGGATCGACGGCGCACAGGTAGGTGGTCAGCGTCCCGCCGCCGGAGTTGCCGGTGACGCCGACGCGCTCCGGATCGACGTCGGGGCGCGATACCAGGTAGTCGAGGCTCCGTATCCCGTCCCAGATGCGGATCTGCGCCAGGTTCGTCCCAATGAGGTAGGCTTGACACCCTTGATGGCTGTGCTCCTGCGTCCCCTCGCCGACGCGCGATCGGCCGTCCTCGCGCACGATCTGGAAGCGCTCGCCCTGGGACACCGGATCGTAGGCGACGACGACGTACCCCTGCTTGGCGGCGGCGATATCGACCATCTGGTACGTGTCGTAGGCTTTGCCGTTGCTGGAATGCCCGCAGGGATGTAGGAGCCCTGGGAACGGGCCCTCGCCATCCGGCACGTAGACGTTCGCCGTCACGTAGAACCCCGGACGGCTCTCGTAGACGGCGTTTTCGACCCGATACCCGTCGTACTGAACCGTGCGGATGACGCGAGCGTTGAGGGGCGTCCGCTCGGGGAACCCCCCGAGCATCTTCTCCATGGACTCACGGACGTACGCCTGACGCGCCTCCCAGTCGCTGCTGGACGCGAGCCCGGCAAGGACGGCGGCGCGGGCGTCGTACTGCGACCTGGCGATCGACATGAGGTTCTCATGGAGCTGTTCCGGACGGTAGTCGGGAAGGCTCGGCACGACTTGCCAGCGATCATCCGGAGCGGCGGCTGCCATCGCTGCGAGCAATACGGGGAACACCCGGTGGCTCCCTCATGGACACTGAGCGCTGAACGCGAACACTCTACGCCGCCACCGTCACAGCGTCAACTGGCTGAGGCGTGCTCGGGCAGCGCACGTTGACGGTCGGCTCGCAACCACGTAGCATCGGTCGAACGGGTGCGACAATGACGGGTGACAAGGTGGAGGCGGCGCGTGGACGGATTCACCAGCGAGGAACAGCGACAGTACGAGGTAGACGGTTATGTGCACCGGCGCGGCGTCTTCTCCGGGGCGGAGTGCGACCGCGTGGTCCACTACATGATGGACCTGCACAGCGGCCGGAAGTCGTTGGAGGGCTTCAAGCCGCGCGAACCCAACGAGTGGGGACGCACGCACAACCAACACCTCTACGATCCCATGGCGATGGAGCTGCTGCTTCACCCGGCGCTCGAAGCCCCGCTGCGCTCCTGCTTCGGCGACGAGCCGGAGGGCGTCCAGACGATGTATTTCTGGCGCGGCTCCGAGCAGCGACGCCATCAAGACCAGTACTACCTGCCCGGATGCGCTGCCGCATGGATCGCGTTCCAGGACGTCGATGAGCGCAACGGCACGATCTGGATTCAGCCCGGTTCCCACAGAGGCAAACTCATCACGCAGGCGGACTTCAAGCCAGGGCCCGACGGTTCGCCCGCGCCGCTGTTCGGGAAGCATTACGACGACGCCGTCGATGAGCTCTTCGCCGGAAACGGTCTTCCAGAGCTGCCAGTGGTTGCGTCAAAGGGCGATGTCGTCTACTTCCACGGCGTGCTGATCCATCGCGGCGGGCCCATCCTCGACGATGGGTCATATCGGCATGTCATGGCGAACCACTACGTCGCGCTCGGATTCGATGGTTGGCCCTACGGCGGCTGGCCGCGGATTTCGTTCGACGGCACGCGACACTAGCGCCACCACCGAGACGGAGGGCATGGCTGTGGACAGATTCCGGCTAGACGGCAAGGTCGCTGCGGTCATCGGCGGCACGGGGGTCCTCGGCGGACACATCGCGTCGGGCTTCGCGTCCGCCGGCGCAGCCGTCGTCGTCATGGGGCGGCGTCAGGCAGAAGGCGACGAGCGCGTCCGCCTGATCCGGGACGCGGGCGGAACCGCCGTCTATGTCCGCTGCGACGCCATGGATGCCGCCAGCCTTGCCCAGGCGCATCGCCGCATCCGGGACGATTGCGGCGAAGTCGCGATTCTGCTGAACGC
This genomic interval carries:
- a CDS encoding phytanoyl-CoA dioxygenase family protein, which produces MDGFTSEEQRQYEVDGYVHRRGVFSGAECDRVVHYMMDLHSGRKSLEGFKPREPNEWGRTHNQHLYDPMAMELLLHPALEAPLRSCFGDEPEGVQTMYFWRGSEQRRHQDQYYLPGCAAAWIAFQDVDERNGTIWIQPGSHRGKLITQADFKPGPDGSPAPLFGKHYDDAVDELFAGNGLPELPVVASKGDVVYFHGVLIHRGGPILDDGSYRHVMANHYVALGFDGWPYGGWPRISFDGTRH